The Mesobacillus jeotgali genome window below encodes:
- the deoD gene encoding purine-nucleoside phosphorylase, whose product MSVHIGAKENEIAETVLLPGDPLRAKYIAETFLEDAKLYNEVRNMFGYTGTYKGKRISVQGTGMGVPSISIYINELMNSYNVQNLIRVGTCGAIQKDVKVRDVILAMTSSTDSQMNRLTFGGVDYAPTANFDLLYKAYNSGLEKGLNLKVGNVFTADQFYNDNAELEKWAQYQILAVEMETTALYTLAAKYDRKALSILTVSDHILTGEETTAEERQTTFNDMIEVALEAAIKE is encoded by the coding sequence ATGAGTGTACATATTGGTGCTAAAGAAAACGAAATCGCAGAAACGGTATTGCTTCCCGGAGATCCATTAAGGGCTAAATACATTGCTGAAACTTTCCTTGAGGACGCAAAGTTATATAATGAAGTTAGAAATATGTTTGGTTACACAGGAACATATAAAGGTAAAAGAATTTCTGTTCAGGGGACAGGCATGGGTGTACCGTCCATTTCAATTTATATCAATGAATTGATGAACAGCTATAATGTCCAAAACCTGATTCGCGTAGGTACATGTGGAGCAATCCAGAAGGATGTTAAAGTCCGTGACGTCATCCTGGCAATGACATCTTCAACTGACTCCCAAATGAACCGTCTTACATTCGGTGGAGTAGATTACGCTCCGACAGCGAACTTTGACTTATTGTACAAAGCATATAATTCAGGTCTTGAAAAAGGTTTGAACCTTAAAGTTGGTAACGTATTCACTGCAGATCAATTCTACAATGATAATGCAGAATTGGAAAAATGGGCACAGTACCAGATTCTGGCGGTCGAAATGGAAACAACGGCTCTCTATACACTGGCTGCTAAATACGACCGCAAAGCCCTTTCAATCCTTACAGTCAGTGACCATATCCTGACAGGAGAAGAGACAACAGCGGAAGAACGTCAAACGACTTTCAACGACATGATCGAGGTAGCACTCGAAGCAGCAATCAAAGAATAA